ACAATTAGACTATAAAACAATTTAGCAATTATAAAGTAAATGGGCAACTGAGTTAGTGAGGTTGAAAAAACTCGTAACTCGCGGCTAGTAGCTCATAGCTAAAAACAAAAACATGGCACATTTTAATTACGTCGATCTTGGAATAAAAGAATATAAAGCATGCTGGGATTACCAGGAAGAGCGCCTTCAGGAACTCACCACAAAAAAACGAAGCACCGGAAAACCTACTGCCGACAATCATTTTATTTTGGTGGAACACCCACATGTTTATACACTGGGTAAAAGCGGCGACGAAGCCAATATGATGGCCAATGCCGATTTTTTGAAAAAAATTGAAGCTACGTATTTCAAGATAAACCGTGGTGGCGATATTACCTATCACGGACCGGGCCAGTTGGTTGGTTACCCGATTATCGACCTGGAGCATTATAAAATTGGCGTGCGCGAATACATTGAGAG
This is a stretch of genomic DNA from uncultured Draconibacterium sp.. It encodes these proteins:
- the lipB gene encoding lipoyl(octanoyl) transferase LipB, which produces MAHFNYVDLGIKEYKACWDYQEERLQELTTKKRSTGKPTADNHFILVEHPHVYTLGKSGDEANMMANADFLKKIEATYFKINRGGDITYHGPGQLVGYPIIDLEHYKIGVREYIERMEDAIIATVAEYGLEAGRKEGATGVWLQPDHKVRARKICAIGVRVSRYVTMHGFALNVNTDMRYYNYINPCGFASSAVTSIQQELGREISMEEVKEIAKKKFNDAY